One genomic window of Halolamina sediminis includes the following:
- a CDS encoding SDR family NAD(P)-dependent oxidoreductase, with the protein MENADLDGRVALVTGSAAGLGRGLALALADAGADVAVHYYSSDDEAATTAADARAFGADATTVQGDVTDPESVDALFEEVEAELGPVDVLVNNVGDFAPDHWEAIDLDTWNRVIETNLNGTMLCSRRALPAMREQAWGRIVNVGYASSEKALVGPTNFPYFVAKTGVLMFTRMLAADTQEDRITVNAVSPYVIETSDEFPEEAPRGRWATVEDVANAALFFCRSDSDYVSGENVEIDGGWLPEEI; encoded by the coding sequence ATGGAGAACGCTGATCTCGACGGGCGGGTCGCGCTGGTGACCGGGAGCGCCGCGGGGCTGGGTCGCGGGCTGGCGCTCGCGCTGGCCGACGCCGGGGCGGACGTGGCGGTCCACTACTACAGCAGCGACGACGAGGCGGCGACGACGGCGGCCGACGCGCGGGCGTTCGGCGCCGACGCGACGACCGTCCAGGGCGACGTGACCGATCCCGAGAGCGTCGACGCGCTGTTCGAGGAGGTGGAGGCCGAACTGGGGCCGGTCGACGTGCTCGTGAACAACGTCGGCGACTTCGCCCCGGACCACTGGGAAGCGATCGACCTCGACACGTGGAACCGCGTGATCGAGACGAACCTGAACGGAACGATGCTTTGTTCACGCCGCGCGCTGCCCGCGATGCGCGAGCAGGCGTGGGGCCGGATCGTCAACGTCGGCTACGCCAGCAGCGAGAAGGCGCTGGTCGGGCCGACGAACTTCCCGTACTTCGTCGCGAAGACGGGCGTACTGATGTTCACTCGGATGCTCGCGGCGGACACGCAAGAGGACAGGATTACGGTCAACGCGGTGTCGCCGTACGTGATCGAGACCAGCGACGAGTTCCCCGAGGAGGCGCCGCGCGGGCGCTGGGCGACCGTCGAGGACGTGGCGAACGCGGCGCTGTTTTTCTGTCGGTCCGATAGCGACTACGTCTCGGGTGAGAACGTCGAGATCGACGGGGGCTGGCTGCCCGAAGAGATCTAG
- a CDS encoding LVIVD repeat-containing protein, with the protein MRRREALSLLGGAALLSGRVAGHPTPPAGDPDGTPPTRTDTGYGPLARLPIEGATEAVVSDDGTTAYVAATTGYAVVDVSDPDEPRVLAERRDPLADREGGPLAGIYDVKLSGETLLVVGPANPGMSELSGALFVDVSDPESPERRAFFETDYPIHNADLDGERAYLTANDGADRGLAIVDAAGEPSRLGGWSLTEHDERWTAVPPLPRTLHDVFVQDGVAYLAHWDAGTWLLDVTDPSAPTVIAHIGRGPRTVADEYESGADVYDGLPGNAHYAAVDEAGDLLAVGREAWATEERPEGGPGGIDLYDVSDPSELIHRSTIDPPPTPDPTQEGTWTTAHNFEFRNGILYSSWYRGGVKRHDVSDPSAPRELTWWADRPHAEFWTAQVAVPGSTFVATSRATLDSPAALYVFPDADGRTLWGYDDLVTPTATPTSVETPTSTDATPRVDAPGFGPLAALAGLGLGSLAWLRGRDQT; encoded by the coding sequence ATGCGCAGGCGCGAGGCGCTGTCGCTGCTCGGCGGCGCCGCCCTCCTCTCCGGACGTGTCGCCGGCCACCCGACGCCGCCGGCTGGCGACCCCGACGGAACGCCGCCGACGCGGACCGACACGGGGTATGGCCCGCTCGCCCGGCTCCCGATCGAGGGCGCCACCGAGGCGGTCGTCTCCGACGATGGGACGACCGCCTACGTCGCCGCGACGACGGGGTACGCGGTCGTCGACGTCTCCGACCCCGACGAGCCGCGCGTGCTCGCCGAGCGCCGCGACCCGCTGGCCGACCGCGAGGGGGGGCCGCTCGCCGGAATCTACGACGTGAAACTCTCCGGGGAGACGCTACTGGTCGTCGGCCCCGCCAACCCCGGGATGAGCGAGCTCTCGGGCGCGCTGTTCGTCGACGTCTCCGACCCCGAATCGCCCGAACGACGGGCGTTCTTCGAGACCGACTACCCGATCCACAACGCCGACCTCGACGGCGAGCGGGCGTACCTGACTGCCAACGACGGCGCCGATCGCGGGCTCGCGATCGTCGACGCCGCCGGTGAGCCGAGCCGTCTCGGCGGCTGGTCGCTCACCGAGCACGACGAGCGCTGGACCGCCGTTCCGCCGCTGCCGCGCACGCTCCACGACGTGTTCGTCCAGGACGGCGTGGCGTACCTCGCCCACTGGGACGCCGGGACGTGGCTGCTGGACGTGACCGACCCGAGCGCGCCGACGGTGATCGCCCACATCGGTCGCGGACCGAGGACGGTCGCCGACGAGTACGAGTCCGGGGCGGACGTCTACGACGGGCTGCCCGGAAACGCACACTACGCCGCGGTCGACGAGGCCGGCGACCTGCTCGCGGTCGGCCGCGAGGCGTGGGCGACCGAGGAGCGTCCGGAAGGCGGGCCGGGCGGGATCGACCTGTACGACGTGTCCGACCCCTCGGAGCTGATCCACCGCTCGACGATCGACCCCCCGCCCACCCCTGACCCGACGCAGGAGGGGACGTGGACGACCGCCCACAACTTCGAGTTCCGGAACGGCATCCTCTACAGCTCGTGGTACCGCGGCGGCGTGAAACGCCACGACGTCTCCGACCCGTCGGCGCCGCGGGAGCTGACGTGGTGGGCCGACCGCCCCCACGCGGAGTTCTGGACCGCGCAGGTCGCCGTCCCCGGATCGACGTTCGTCGCCACCTCGCGGGCGACGCTCGACTCGCCCGCCGCGCTGTACGTCTTCCCCGACGCCGACGGACGGACGCTCTGGGGGTACGACGACCTCGTGACCCCGACCGCGACGCCGACGAGTGTCGAGACGCCAACCTCGACCGATGCCACCCCCCGCGTCGACGCGCCGGGGTTCGGGCCGCTGGCAGCGCTTGCGGGCCTCGGGCTGGGCTCGCTCGCGTGGCTGCGCGGCCGAGATCAGACCTGA